One genomic window of Streptomyces sp. WP-1 includes the following:
- a CDS encoding Tellurium resistance, which translates to MGFFDGLLGARAVDFDSGNATNAIELTKRRQSASLTKQGAATGHLRVNLTWRMRTSDFGAQRPSLLRHPLKALKPPEIQGHGQSMVDVDLDLGCLYELADGTKGVVQPLGDYLGDINAAPYIKISGDDRFGSGSGETMYINLDHRESIKRILVFVYIYDQTPAFDRTHAIVTLYPSSGPRLEISLDERHPQARSCAVLLLENVKGELMVRREVKFVYGFQAELDRLYGWGLQWGRGYKAKV; encoded by the coding sequence ATGGGCTTCTTCGACGGGCTGCTGGGCGCACGCGCGGTCGACTTCGACTCCGGCAACGCCACCAACGCCATCGAGCTCACCAAGCGGCGCCAGTCGGCGTCCCTCACCAAGCAGGGCGCGGCCACCGGGCATCTGCGCGTCAACCTCACCTGGCGGATGCGCACCTCCGACTTCGGCGCCCAGCGCCCCAGCCTGCTGCGGCACCCCCTCAAGGCCCTCAAGCCGCCGGAGATCCAGGGCCACGGGCAGAGCATGGTCGACGTCGACCTCGACCTGGGCTGCCTGTACGAGCTGGCGGACGGCACCAAGGGCGTCGTACAGCCGCTGGGCGACTACCTGGGCGACATCAACGCGGCGCCGTACATCAAGATCAGCGGTGACGACCGGTTCGGCTCGGGCTCCGGCGAGACGATGTACATCAACCTCGACCACCGCGAGTCCATCAAGCGGATCCTGGTCTTCGTCTACATCTACGACCAGACCCCGGCGTTCGACCGCACCCACGCCATCGTGACCCTGTACCCCAGCAGCGGGCCCCGCCTGGAGATCAGCCTGGACGAACGGCACCCCCAGGCCCGCTCCTGCGCCGTCCTGCTCCTGGAGAACGTCAAGGGCGAACTCATGGTCCGCCGCGAGGTCAAGTTCGTCTACGGCTTCCAGGCCGAACTGGACCGGCTGTACGGGTGGGGGCTCCAGTGGGGCCGGGGCTACAAGGCGAAAGTCTGA
- a CDS encoding TerD family protein yields MGVTLAKGGNVSLSKAAPNLTNVMIGLGWDARSTTGAPFDLDASALLCGANNRVMGDEWFVFYNQLKSPDGSVEHTGDNLTGEGEGDDESILVDLPKVPPQCEKIIFPVSIHMADERGQTFGQVSNAFIRVVNQSDGQELARYDLSEDASTETAMIFGELYRYQGEWKFRAVGQGYASGLRGIALDFGVNVS; encoded by the coding sequence ATGGGCGTGACGCTCGCCAAGGGGGGCAATGTCTCCCTCTCCAAGGCCGCACCGAACCTCACCAACGTCATGATCGGGCTCGGCTGGGACGCGCGCTCCACCACCGGCGCCCCCTTCGACCTGGACGCCAGCGCCCTGCTGTGCGGCGCCAACAACCGGGTGATGGGCGACGAGTGGTTCGTCTTCTACAACCAGCTCAAGAGCCCGGACGGTTCGGTCGAGCACACCGGCGACAACCTCACGGGTGAGGGCGAGGGCGACGACGAGTCGATCCTGGTGGACCTCCCCAAGGTCCCGCCCCAGTGCGAGAAGATCATCTTCCCGGTCTCCATCCATATGGCCGACGAGCGCGGGCAGACCTTCGGACAGGTCTCGAACGCCTTCATCCGGGTCGTCAACCAGTCGGACGGTCAAGAACTCGCCCGGTACGACCTCAGCGAGGACGCCTCCACCGAGACCGCCATGATTTTCGGCGAGCTGTACCGCTACCAGGGCGAATGGAAATTCCGGGCGGTCGGCCAGGGGTACGCGTCGGGACTGCGCGGCATCGCTCTAGACTTTGGGGTCAACGTTTCGTAA
- a CDS encoding TerD family protein: protein MTHAMLKGSNVPLEATTVRAVLRWTPGTSVPDVDASALLLGPGGRVRSDEDFVFYNQPRHPSGKVWRLGKKRVADGLTDTIQSELTGVEPEIGRILLVASADGVTFDRVPNLSIAVYDAAVADGEPWAVFEIKPETGAETAMICGELYRRGEGWKFRALGEGYSNGLKGLATDFGISVDESEEQASSEPAVDEGVTVSRPLPPEQPTTAVPPQPGYGFPPPTSAPAYGCPQPVPAPFTPDPNFRLPPQGPQFIGR from the coding sequence ATGACGCACGCGATGCTGAAGGGGTCGAACGTCCCGCTGGAGGCCACCACGGTGCGCGCCGTGCTGCGCTGGACGCCGGGGACGTCGGTCCCGGACGTGGACGCCTCGGCGCTGCTGCTGGGCCCCGGCGGCCGTGTGCGCTCGGACGAGGACTTCGTCTTCTACAACCAGCCCCGGCATCCCTCGGGGAAGGTGTGGCGGCTGGGCAAGAAGCGGGTCGCCGACGGGCTGACCGACACGATCCAGTCGGAGCTGACGGGGGTCGAGCCGGAGATCGGGCGGATCCTGCTGGTCGCGTCCGCGGACGGGGTCACCTTCGACCGGGTGCCGAACCTGAGCATCGCGGTGTACGACGCCGCCGTCGCCGACGGTGAGCCGTGGGCGGTGTTCGAGATCAAGCCGGAGACCGGCGCGGAGACGGCGATGATCTGCGGCGAGCTGTACCGCCGCGGGGAGGGCTGGAAGTTCCGGGCGCTGGGCGAGGGCTATTCCAACGGCCTCAAGGGCCTGGCCACGGACTTCGGCATCTCGGTGGACGAGTCGGAGGAGCAGGCGTCCTCGGAGCCCGCGGTCGACGAGGGCGTCACGGTCTCCCGGCCGCTGCCCCCGGAGCAGCCGACCACGGCGGTGCCGCCCCAGCCGGGCTACGGCTTCCCCCCGCCGACCTCGGCCCCGGCGTACGGCTGTCCGCAGCCGGTGCCCGCGCCCTTCACCCCGGACCCGAACTTCCGGCTGCCGCCGCAGGGACCGCAATTCATCGGGCGGTAG
- a CDS encoding DUF3052 domain-containing protein, with amino-acid sequence MSATADHAEERTNPAARLGFQPGQVVQEIGYDDDVDQELRQAIEEAVEGDLMDEEYDDVADAVVLWFRDDDGDLTDALVDATTYIEEGGAILLLTPKTGRSGYVEPSDISEAATTAGLTAAKSVSVGKDWSGSRLATPKAAKSKR; translated from the coding sequence GTGAGCGCGACCGCGGACCACGCGGAGGAGCGGACGAACCCTGCCGCCAGGCTGGGGTTCCAGCCCGGACAGGTGGTCCAGGAGATCGGCTACGACGACGACGTCGACCAGGAACTCCGCCAGGCCATCGAGGAAGCCGTCGAGGGCGACCTGATGGACGAGGAATACGACGACGTGGCCGACGCCGTCGTGCTCTGGTTCCGGGACGACGACGGCGACCTGACGGATGCGCTGGTGGACGCCACCACGTACATCGAAGAGGGCGGCGCGATTCTGCTCCTCACGCCGAAGACCGGCCGTTCGGGATACGTCGAGCCGAGCGACATCTCGGAAGCCGCGACGACGGCCGGCCTGACCGCCGCGAAGAGCGTCAGCGTCGGCAAGGACTGGAGCGGCAGCCGGCTGGCCACGCCGAAGGCGGCCAAGTCGAAGCGGTGA
- a CDS encoding peroxiredoxin, with protein sequence MAIQVGDKAPDFELKDNHGRTVRLADFRGEKNVVLLFYPFAFTGVCTGELCELRDNLPKFADRDTQLLAVSNDSIHSLRVFAEQEGLEYPLLSDFWPHGNVSRDYGVFDEDKGCAVRGTFIIDKDGVVRWTVVNGLPDARDLNEYVKALDTL encoded by the coding sequence ATGGCGATCCAGGTCGGCGACAAGGCACCCGACTTCGAGCTCAAGGACAACCACGGCCGCACGGTGCGGCTCGCCGACTTCCGCGGCGAGAAGAACGTGGTCCTGCTCTTCTACCCCTTCGCCTTCACCGGCGTGTGCACCGGCGAGCTGTGCGAGCTGCGCGACAACCTGCCGAAGTTCGCCGACCGCGACACCCAGCTGCTCGCCGTCTCGAACGACTCCATCCACAGCCTGCGCGTCTTCGCCGAGCAGGAGGGCCTGGAGTACCCGCTGCTCAGCGACTTCTGGCCGCATGGCAACGTCTCGCGCGACTACGGCGTCTTCGACGAGGACAAGGGTTGCGCGGTGCGGGGCACCTTCATCATCGACAAGGACGGCGTCGTGCGCTGGACCGTGGTCAACGGGCTGCCCGACGCGCGCGACCTGAACGAGTACGTGAAGGCGCTCGACACCCTCTAG
- the aceE gene encoding pyruvate dehydrogenase (acetyl-transferring), homodimeric type, whose product MASGSDRTPIIIGGLPSQVPDFDPEETQEWLDSLDAVVDERGRERARYLMLRLIERAREKRVAVPEMRSTDYVNTIPTKSEPFFPGNEEIERRILNATRWNAAVMVSRAQRPGIGVGGHIATFASSASLYDVGFNHFFRGKDEGDGGDQVFFQGHASPGIYARAYLLDRLTENQLDGFRQEKSAYPNGLSSYPHPRSMPDFWEFPTVSMGLGPLGAIYQARMNRYMEARGIADTSKSHVWAFLGDGEMDEPESLGQLTLAAREGLDNLTFVVNCNLQRLDGPVRGNGKIIQELESVFRGAGWNVIKLIWDRSWDPLLAQDRDGVLVNKMNMTPDGQFQTYATESGAYIRRHFFGDDHRLRAMVENLSDDQILHLGRGGHDHRKIFAAFKAANEHKGQPTVILAKTIKGWTLGPNFEGRNATHQMKKLTVDDLKRFRDRLHLPISDRELESGLPPYYHPGRNSEEIQYMHDRRKGLGGYVPTRVVRSKALALPDDKAYATVKKGTGQQSIATTMAFVRLLKDLMRDKEIGRRFVLIAPDEYRTFGMDSFFPSAKIYNPLGQQYESVDRELLLAYKESPTGQMLHDGISEAGCTASLIAAGSAYATHGEPMIPVYVFYSMFGFQRTGDQFWQMADQLARGFVLGATAGRTTLTGEGLQHADGHSQLLASTNPACVAYDPAYAYEIAHIVQDGLRRMYGSSAEHPHGEDVFYYLTVYNEPIQHPAEPADVDVEGIVKGVHKLSDGPGGAIPAQIMASGVAVPWALDAQRILAEDWNVRASVWSATSWNELRREAVACEQHNLLHPEEEQLVPYVTRKLSGAEGPFVAVSDWMRSVPDQIARWVPGTYQSLGADGFGFADTRGAARRFFHIDAQSIVVAVLTELARAGRVDRSVLKQAIDRYQVLDVTAAHPGAAGGDA is encoded by the coding sequence GTGGCTTCCGGATCCGATCGCACCCCGATCATCATTGGCGGCCTTCCGAGTCAGGTGCCTGACTTCGATCCCGAAGAGACCCAGGAGTGGCTCGACTCCCTGGACGCCGTCGTGGACGAGCGCGGCCGGGAGCGGGCGCGCTATCTCATGCTGCGGCTGATCGAGCGAGCCCGCGAGAAGCGCGTGGCCGTGCCCGAGATGCGCAGCACGGACTACGTCAACACGATCCCGACCAAGAGCGAGCCGTTCTTCCCGGGCAACGAGGAGATCGAGCGCAGGATCCTGAACGCGACGCGCTGGAACGCGGCCGTGATGGTCTCGCGCGCCCAGCGCCCCGGCATCGGCGTGGGCGGCCACATCGCCACCTTCGCCTCCTCGGCGTCCCTGTACGACGTCGGCTTCAACCACTTCTTCCGCGGCAAGGACGAGGGCGACGGCGGTGACCAGGTCTTCTTCCAGGGCCACGCCTCCCCCGGCATCTACGCCCGCGCCTATCTGCTGGACCGGCTCACCGAGAACCAGCTGGACGGCTTCCGCCAGGAGAAGTCGGCGTACCCGAACGGCCTGTCCAGCTACCCGCACCCGCGCTCCATGCCGGACTTCTGGGAGTTCCCGACGGTCTCCATGGGCCTCGGCCCGCTGGGCGCGATCTACCAGGCGCGGATGAACCGCTACATGGAGGCGCGCGGCATCGCGGACACCTCCAAGTCGCACGTGTGGGCGTTCCTGGGCGACGGCGAGATGGACGAGCCCGAATCGCTCGGCCAGCTCACGCTCGCGGCCCGGGAGGGCCTGGACAACCTGACCTTCGTGGTCAACTGCAACCTCCAGCGCCTGGACGGCCCGGTGCGCGGCAACGGCAAGATCATCCAGGAGCTGGAGTCGGTCTTCCGGGGCGCCGGCTGGAATGTGATCAAGCTGATCTGGGACCGCTCCTGGGACCCGCTGCTCGCGCAGGACCGGGACGGCGTCCTGGTCAACAAGATGAACATGACGCCGGACGGGCAGTTCCAGACGTACGCCACCGAGTCGGGCGCCTACATCCGCCGGCACTTCTTCGGCGACGACCACCGGCTGCGCGCGATGGTCGAGAACCTGAGCGACGACCAGATCCTGCACCTGGGCCGCGGCGGCCACGACCACCGCAAGATCTTCGCGGCGTTCAAGGCGGCCAACGAGCACAAGGGCCAGCCGACGGTCATCCTGGCCAAGACGATCAAGGGCTGGACACTGGGCCCGAACTTCGAGGGCCGCAACGCCACCCACCAGATGAAGAAGCTGACGGTCGACGACCTGAAGCGCTTCCGGGACCGGCTGCACCTGCCGATCTCCGACCGGGAGCTGGAGTCCGGCCTGCCGCCGTACTACCACCCGGGGCGGAACTCGGAGGAGATCCAGTACATGCACGACCGCCGCAAGGGCCTCGGCGGGTACGTCCCCACGCGCGTGGTGCGCTCCAAGGCACTCGCGCTGCCGGACGACAAGGCGTACGCGACCGTGAAGAAGGGCACCGGTCAGCAGTCCATCGCGACCACGATGGCCTTTGTGCGGCTGCTCAAGGACCTCATGCGGGACAAGGAGATCGGGCGGCGCTTCGTGCTGATCGCGCCGGACGAGTACCGCACGTTCGGCATGGACTCCTTCTTCCCGAGCGCGAAGATCTACAACCCGCTCGGCCAGCAGTACGAGTCGGTGGACCGGGAACTGCTCCTCGCCTACAAGGAGTCGCCGACCGGCCAGATGCTGCACGACGGCATCTCCGAGGCGGGCTGCACGGCCTCGCTGATCGCGGCGGGTTCCGCGTACGCGACGCACGGCGAGCCGATGATCCCGGTGTACGTCTTCTACTCGATGTTCGGGTTCCAGCGCACCGGCGACCAGTTCTGGCAGATGGCCGACCAGCTGGCGCGCGGCTTCGTCCTCGGGGCGACGGCGGGCCGTACGACGCTCACCGGCGAGGGTCTGCAACACGCCGACGGGCACTCGCAGCTGCTGGCCTCCACGAACCCGGCGTGCGTCGCGTACGACCCGGCGTACGCCTACGAGATCGCGCACATCGTCCAGGACGGGCTGCGCCGCATGTACGGCAGCTCGGCGGAGCACCCGCACGGCGAGGACGTCTTCTACTACCTCACCGTCTACAACGAGCCCATCCAGCACCCTGCGGAGCCGGCCGACGTGGACGTCGAGGGCATCGTCAAGGGCGTCCACAAGCTCTCCGACGGTCCCGGCGGGGCGATCCCGGCGCAGATCATGGCGTCGGGCGTCGCCGTGCCCTGGGCCCTCGACGCGCAGCGGATCCTCGCGGAGGACTGGAACGTACGGGCCTCGGTGTGGTCCGCGACGTCCTGGAACGAGCTGCGGCGCGAGGCGGTGGCCTGCGAGCAGCACAACCTCCTGCACCCGGAGGAGGAGCAGCTCGTGCCGTACGTGACGCGCAAGCTGAGCGGCGCGGAGGGGCCGTTCGTGGCGGTGTCCGACTGGATGCGGTCGGTGCCGGACCAGATCGCGCGGTGGGTGCCCGGCACCTACCAGTCCCTGGGCGCGGACGGCTTCGGCTTCGCGGACACGCGGGGGGCGGCGCGGCGCTTCTTCCACATCGACGCGCAGTCGATCGTGGTGGCGGTGCTCACGGAGCTGGCGCGGGCGGGGCGGGTGGACCGCTCGGTGCTGAAGCAGGCGATCGACCGGTATCAGGTGCTGGACGTGACGGCGGCGCATCCGGGGGCGGCGGGGGGCGACGCGTAG
- a CDS encoding calcium homeostasis/redox stress adaptation protein yields the protein MGVSLSKGGNVSLTKEAPGLTAVIVGLGWDVRTTTGTDFDLDASALLLNSSGKVISDQHFVFFNNLKSPDGSVEHTGDNITGEGEGDDEQIKINLAGVPADVDKIVFPVSIYDAENRQQSFGQVRNAFIRVVNQAGEAEIARYDLSEDASTETAMVFGELYRNGAEWKFRAIGQGYASGLRGIAQDFGVNV from the coding sequence GTGGGAGTCAGCCTCAGCAAGGGCGGCAACGTCTCGCTGACCAAGGAGGCCCCGGGCCTGACCGCCGTCATCGTCGGACTGGGCTGGGACGTGCGCACCACGACCGGCACCGACTTCGACCTCGACGCGAGCGCGCTGCTGCTGAACAGCTCCGGCAAGGTCATCAGCGACCAGCACTTCGTCTTCTTCAACAACCTCAAGAGCCCCGACGGCTCCGTGGAGCACACCGGCGACAACATCACCGGTGAGGGCGAGGGCGACGACGAGCAGATCAAGATCAACCTCGCCGGTGTGCCCGCCGACGTCGACAAGATCGTGTTCCCGGTGTCGATCTACGACGCCGAGAACCGCCAGCAGTCCTTCGGCCAGGTGCGCAACGCGTTCATCCGCGTCGTCAACCAGGCCGGCGAGGCCGAGATCGCCCGCTACGACCTCAGCGAGGACGCCTCCACCGAGACCGCCATGGTCTTCGGCGAGCTGTACCGCAACGGCGCGGAGTGGAAGTTCCGCGCCATCGGCCAGGGCTACGCGTCCGGGCTGCGCGGCATCGCCCAGGACTTCGGCGTCAACGTCTGA
- a CDS encoding DUF475 domain-containing protein, with protein sequence MLLKTFGWSFAVTAIGLVAAVLYGGWEAFGVVAILAVLEISLSFDNAVVNAGILKKMNAFWQKIFLTVGVLIAVFGMRLVFPVVIVAITAKLNPIDAVHLAFADKDRYQQLVTDAHPAIAAFGGMFLLMIFLDFIFEDRDIKWLQWIERPLAKLGKVDMLSVCIALIVLLITSFTFATHAHQHGGAHIDKAQTVLISGIAGLITYMIVGGLSGFFEDRLEEEEEREHEAEEEAARTGKKKSAVLLAGQAAFFMFLYLEVLDASFSFDGVIGAFAITNDIVMMALGLGIGAMYVRSLTVYLVRQGTLDDYVYLEHGAHYAIGALAIILMVTIQYEINEVITGLVGVVLIALSFWSSVRRNRALAAAEGGSGEKTEVPSGV encoded by the coding sequence GTGCTGCTGAAAACCTTCGGCTGGTCGTTCGCGGTCACCGCGATCGGCCTCGTCGCCGCCGTCCTCTACGGGGGGTGGGAGGCCTTCGGGGTGGTGGCGATCCTCGCCGTCCTGGAGATCTCGCTGTCCTTCGACAACGCGGTGGTCAACGCCGGAATCCTGAAGAAGATGAACGCCTTCTGGCAGAAGATCTTCCTCACGGTCGGTGTCCTCATCGCCGTCTTCGGTATGCGGCTGGTCTTCCCCGTCGTCATCGTGGCCATCACCGCCAAGCTCAACCCGATCGACGCCGTGCACCTCGCGTTCGCGGACAAGGACCGCTACCAGCAGCTGGTCACCGACGCCCACCCGGCGATCGCGGCCTTCGGCGGCATGTTCCTGCTGATGATCTTCCTGGACTTCATCTTCGAGGACCGGGACATAAAGTGGCTGCAGTGGATCGAGCGGCCGCTGGCCAAGCTCGGCAAGGTCGACATGCTGTCGGTCTGCATCGCCCTGATCGTCCTGCTGATCACCTCCTTCACCTTCGCCACCCACGCCCACCAGCACGGCGGCGCGCACATCGACAAGGCGCAGACGGTCCTGATCTCCGGCATCGCCGGCCTGATCACGTACATGATCGTCGGCGGTCTCTCCGGCTTCTTCGAGGACCGGCTCGAAGAGGAGGAGGAGCGCGAGCACGAGGCGGAGGAAGAGGCCGCCCGCACCGGCAAGAAGAAGTCGGCCGTCCTGCTGGCCGGCCAGGCCGCGTTCTTCATGTTCCTCTACCTGGAGGTCCTGGACGCGTCCTTCTCCTTCGACGGTGTGATCGGCGCCTTCGCCATCACCAACGACATCGTGATGATGGCCCTCGGCCTCGGCATCGGCGCGATGTACGTCCGTTCGCTCACCGTCTACCTGGTCCGCCAGGGCACCCTCGACGACTACGTCTACCTGGAGCACGGCGCCCACTACGCGATCGGCGCCCTGGCCATCATCCTGATGGTCACCATCCAGTACGAGATCAACGAGGTGATCACCGGCCTCGTCGGCGTCGTCCTGATCGCGCTGTCCTTCTGGTCCTCCGTACGGCGCAACCGGGCCCTCGCGGCGGCCGAGGGCGGCAGCGGGGAGAAGACCGAGGTCCCCTCCGGGGTGTGA